The following are encoded in a window of Impatiens glandulifera chromosome 5, dImpGla2.1, whole genome shotgun sequence genomic DNA:
- the LOC124939196 gene encoding secreted RxLR effector protein 161-like produces the protein MIITCDDHDGIEILKSELAHSFAMKIFGMLRYFLGIEVFYSPKGYLLSQSKYIADLFERTQLTDNRTIDTPLETNVRYSSSDGTPLEDSSLYRTIVGSLVYLIVTRPDIPHTIHVVSQFVTAPTIVHWSAVLRILRYLWGTQFYNLMFPFKYSLELHAYSDADWAGDPTNRKSTTRYFIFLDDSLISWKSKKQDVISRSSTEVGYRVMTSTTCEIIWLRRLLADMGI, from the coding sequence atgattattacATGTGATGATCATGATGGTATTGAAATATTGAAGTCTGAGTTGGCACATTCTTTTGCTATGAAAATTTTTGGCATGCTACGTTATTTTTTGGGAATTGAGGTATTCTATTCTCCTAAAGGTTATCTCTTATCTCAATCAAAGTATATTGCTGATTTATTTGAGCGCACTCAACTAACCGACAATCGAACTATTGATACACCCCTTGAGACCAATGTTAGATATTCTTCGTCTGATGGAACTCCTTTAGAGGATTCTAGTCTTTATCGTACCATTGTTGGCAGCTTGGTATATCTTATTGTAACTCGCCCAGACATTCCACATACAATTCATGTGGTTAGTCAGTTTGTCACTGCCCCTACTATAGTTCATTGGTCTGCTGTTCTTCGTATTCTCAGGTATCTTTGGGGCACTCAATTTTACAATCTCATGTTTCCTTTCAAATATTCATTAGAGTTGCACGCCTACTCTGATGCAGATTGGGCTGGTGATCCTACGAACCGCAAGTCAACcactagatattttattttcctcGATGATTCGCTTATTTCGTGGAAGAGCAAGAAACAAGATGTCATCTCTCGGTCTTCTACAGAAGTTGGGTATCGTGTCATGACCTCAACTACCTGTGAAATTATTTGGTTACGTCGATTACTTGCTGATATGGGTATTTAA
- the LOC124939195 gene encoding aspartic proteinase CDR1-like, with translation MRTGSLYLMEIYIGTPPVKQLVVADTGSEVTWTQCLPCVNCYQQKKIMFNSQKSSSYKVLPCNSDTCKDLGNMRVCNELSELKCRYNVSYADGTNSLGELALETYRLGRISIPNVVYGCGNDNRMSTKEITSGMSGVFGLGRGPLSFLGKLPIYLGSKFSYCLVSHSKRNVRSKLNFGTNAVVSGRGVVSTPLVTKPSSPLYYLTLKAITVNNMRILFTRETRSMKEGGVDIIGKGNILIDSGTPETYLPTTVYQKLKDALESVIQADSIPVPKHPWMLCYKYNKNLRIPSITFHFDGGANLTFPSTSTFTRLEDYLLMTMIPSNRPYLETFYK, from the coding sequence ATGAGGACTGGTTCATTGTACCTCATGGAGATTTACATTGGCACACCGCCAGTCAAGCAGTTGGTGGTCGCCGACACCGGCTCCGAAGTCACATGGACCCAGTGCCTCCCATGTGTGAATTGTTATCAGCAAAagaaaatcatgtttaattCTCAAAAGTCATCTTCTTATAAAGTATTACCATGTAACTCGGATACATGTAAGGATTTGGGCAATATGCGTGTTTGTAATGAACTCTCGGAATTAAAATGTAGATATAATGTATCCTATGCTGACGGTACAAACAGTTTGGGAGAACTAGCCTTGGAGACTTATAGATTAGGTCGCATTTCCATTCCAAATGTGGTTTATGGGTGTGGGAATGACAATCGAATGAGTACTAAAGAGATCACCTCCGGTATGTCCGGTGTCTTTGGTCTTGGAAGGGGGCCTCTCTCGTTCCTTGGTAAACTTCCCATATATTTGGGTAGTAAGTTCTCGTACTGTCTAGTATCTCATTCTAAACGAAATGTCAGAAGCAAGCTCAACTTCGGCACAAACGCGGTCGTGTCTGGGCGCGGAGTGGTGTCCACCCCCTTGGTCACCAAGCCTTCCTCACCATTATATTACCTCACATTGAAAGCAATCACCGTAAACAATATGAGAATTCTGTTCACAAGAGAAACTAGATCCATGAAAGAAGGGGGAGTTGATATTATTGGGAAGGGTAACATCTTAATAGACTCAGGCACGCCGGAAACTTATTTGCCGACGACTGTTTACCAAAAATTGAAGGATGCACTAGAAAGTGTGATTCAGGCCGACTCAATTCCAGTTCCAAAACATCCTTGGATGCTTTGCTATAAATACAACAAGAATTTGAGGATTCCTTCTATCACCTTCCATTTTGATGGTGGTGCTAACTTAACTTTTCCGAGTACGAGCACTTTCACTCGACTAGAGGATTATTTGTTAATGACGATGATACCCAGTAATAGGCCATATTTGGAAACTTTTTACAAATGA